In a genomic window of Oryzias melastigma strain HK-1 unplaced genomic scaffold, ASM292280v2 sc02264, whole genome shotgun sequence:
- the LOC112140771 gene encoding neurogenin-3-like: protein MSPRTRSATDDLQKFIGAETRSGIPPNVYREAAAPQSCNADSPRGNNKTIKSSRPRSDPRGRRRVKANDRERHRMHNLNSALDALRSILPALPDDAKMTKIETLRFARNYIWALTETLRMVDHHGRAEEEQQPPGGSDLSSPGSACSDWDSASSVEPWGGSSSCSVDHLNCREPTTPPVPLHFRSVCSGADLRNSWLY from the coding sequence ATGTCTCCCAGAACCAGGAGCGCCACCGATGACCTGCAGAAGTTCATCGGCGCAGAGACGCGCAGCGGGATTCCCCCAAATGTCTACAgagaagctgctgctcctcaaagCTGCAATGCAGACTCGCCTCGTGGAAACAACAAAACCATCAAGTCTTCCAGACCAAGAAGTGACCCGCGCGGCAGGCGGAGGGTGAAGGCCAACGACCGGGAGCGCCACCGGATGCACAACCTGAACTCGGCCCTGGATGCGCTGAGGAGCATCCTGCCGGCGCTGCCAGACGACGCCAAGATGACCAAAATAGAGACGCTGCGCTTCGCGCGGAATTACATCTGGGCTCTGACCGAGACCCTGCGGATGGTCGACCACCACGGCCGCgcggaggaggagcagcagccgCCGGGGGGGTCAGACCTGAGCAGTCCGGGGAGCGCCTGCTCAGACTGGGACTCTGCGTCCTCCGTGGAGCCATGGGGCGGGTCCTCTTCCTGCTCTGTGGATCACCTGAACTGCCGCGAGCCCACAACCCCCCCTGTACCTCTGCACTTCCGGTCTGTCTGCAGTGGAGCGGATCTTAGAAACTCTTGGCTTTACTGA